The proteins below come from a single Saccharopolyspora sp. SCSIO 74807 genomic window:
- a CDS encoding radical SAM protein: protein MSGSAAGPQKVIWDVTYACPLRCVHCYSESGRRPSRRLGREGLLRVTDAIIELGPESVALAGGEPLLVNGIFEVAARLRSAGVQVALFTGGWSLRAEMVGELLRVCDTVVVSLDGATAEVHDRIRGRPGSFAAAMSALSMLDSAIESGARAEMGVDGVVLRSNFDQLERYCTEIAPRFPRLSALEFGAVVPAGLASRTGFGEHELLSEGQMSALGGAELPRRLQSLAPDSVQVGCTDNLELRMGPDAPDELPVVQVEPDGAVRAMPVYEGTVGTLLSEPGDVLWQRALQRRRDPFVVEVLSGVRTVQQWAEAARTLDRHFGSEQVRARIDRRPAFAP from the coding sequence ATGAGCGGCTCGGCGGCCGGTCCGCAGAAAGTGATTTGGGACGTCACCTACGCTTGCCCGCTGCGGTGCGTGCACTGCTACTCGGAGTCGGGCAGGAGGCCGTCGCGGCGGCTCGGCCGGGAGGGGCTGCTGCGCGTCACCGACGCGATCATCGAACTCGGTCCGGAGTCCGTCGCGCTGGCCGGCGGCGAACCGTTGCTGGTCAACGGCATTTTCGAGGTGGCAGCGCGGTTGCGCTCCGCGGGTGTGCAGGTCGCGTTGTTCACCGGCGGGTGGTCGTTGCGGGCCGAGATGGTCGGCGAACTCCTGCGCGTCTGCGACACCGTGGTGGTCAGCCTCGACGGAGCGACTGCGGAGGTGCACGACCGCATCCGGGGCAGACCGGGCTCGTTCGCCGCGGCGATGTCCGCGCTTTCCATGCTCGATAGCGCCATCGAATCGGGCGCGCGCGCCGAAATGGGCGTCGACGGCGTCGTGCTGCGGAGCAATTTCGACCAGCTGGAGCGGTATTGCACGGAAATCGCGCCGCGATTCCCGCGGTTGAGCGCGCTCGAATTCGGCGCGGTGGTCCCCGCCGGGCTGGCCAGTCGCACCGGATTCGGCGAGCACGAATTGCTGAGCGAAGGGCAGATGTCCGCGCTCGGCGGTGCCGAACTGCCGCGCCGCCTGCAGTCGCTGGCGCCCGATTCGGTGCAGGTCGGCTGCACCGACAACCTCGAGCTGCGGATGGGACCGGACGCACCGGATGAGCTGCCCGTGGTCCAGGTCGAACCCGACGGTGCGGTGCGGGCGATGCCCGTTTACGAGGGCACCGTCGGCACGCTGCTGTCGGAACCGGGCGACGTGCTCTGGCAGCGCGCGCTTCAGCGCCGCCGCGACCCCTTCGTCGTCGAAGTCCTCTCCGGTGTGCGCACCGTCCAGCAGTGGGCCGAGGCCGCCCGCACGCTCGATCGGCACTTCGGTTCCGAGCAGGTCCGCGCCCGCATCGACCGCCGCCCGGCCTTCGCGCCGTAG